In Hydrogenobacter sp., one genomic interval encodes:
- a CDS encoding NAD(+)/NADH kinase, whose protein sequence is MKRALLFVKDSEKAIETSKKVEEFLKKRGVFTEVFINLRGSKCRLNLEDKNLLLVIGGDGTFLAGARLVAKYRVPILGINEGRFGFLTEVEKEYAFEVLDLALKDQIKLQKRMMISAYLKRGKIRHFLGDYLNDVVVSKSTIARMLELDAYTEGEFMMRIFGDGVIVSTPTGSTAYALSAGGPIVYPLSENLLFVPICPHTLSNRPLVLPSNFEIKLINLSPDGMAFLTLDGQKGMSLKKGDQVIIKKSKYYCLMYPNPKRSFFEILKEKLKWG, encoded by the coding sequence ATGAAAAGAGCGCTTTTGTTCGTCAAAGACAGCGAAAAAGCTATAGAAACATCAAAAAAGGTTGAGGAGTTTTTAAAAAAGAGGGGTGTCTTCACGGAAGTGTTCATAAACCTAAGGGGAAGTAAGTGCAGGCTGAATCTTGAAGATAAGAACTTGCTTTTGGTAATAGGAGGTGATGGTACCTTTCTTGCGGGTGCGAGACTTGTGGCCAAATATCGCGTGCCTATTCTCGGTATAAACGAAGGGCGGTTCGGTTTTCTTACAGAAGTGGAAAAGGAGTACGCCTTTGAAGTACTTGATTTAGCACTCAAAGATCAAATAAAACTACAAAAGAGGATGATGATCTCAGCATACCTCAAAAGAGGAAAAATAAGGCATTTTCTGGGTGATTACCTCAACGATGTGGTAGTATCAAAAAGCACCATAGCGCGAATGCTTGAGCTTGACGCTTATACTGAAGGCGAGTTTATGATGAGGATCTTTGGGGATGGTGTTATAGTATCAACACCTACGGGTTCAACCGCATACGCGCTGTCCGCCGGAGGACCCATCGTCTACCCCCTATCCGAAAATCTTCTTTTTGTTCCTATATGCCCTCACACCCTTTCCAACAGACCTCTCGTACTTCCCAGCAATTTTGAGATAAAGCTTATAAACCTCTCCCCAGATGGTATGGCTTTTTTGACCCTTGACGGTCAAAAGGGTATGTCACTAAAAAAAGGCGATCAGGTAATAATAAAAAAATCAAAATACTATTGTCTTATGTATCC
- a CDS encoding D-sedoheptulose 7-phosphate isomerase, with protein sequence MLDLVINSFRESADVKIAFVEMYAQRIIEVGQLIAQALRDGNKLLLFGNGGSAADAQHIAGEIVGRFKKERKALPAIALTTDSSILTAVSNDYGFETIFERQVEALCTPGDVVIGITTSGDSENVVRGLKKAHDLGATTVAFTGKKGGKVVDIAHYSFVVPSYETPRIQECHITLGHVLCQIVDIFL encoded by the coding sequence ATACTTGATCTGGTAATAAACTCTTTTAGGGAAAGTGCGGACGTAAAGATAGCCTTTGTGGAAATGTATGCCCAACGGATAATTGAGGTGGGACAGCTTATTGCTCAGGCTCTAAGAGATGGTAACAAGCTACTTCTTTTTGGCAACGGAGGAAGTGCTGCGGATGCTCAGCACATAGCCGGAGAAATTGTGGGGAGGTTCAAAAAGGAAAGAAAGGCTCTTCCTGCAATAGCTTTAACTACAGATAGCTCCATACTTACCGCTGTGAGCAACGATTACGGTTTTGAGACGATCTTTGAAAGACAAGTGGAAGCTCTCTGTACACCGGGTGATGTAGTCATAGGTATAACGACATCAGGAGATTCGGAAAATGTGGTAAGGGGTCTCAAAAAAGCTCACGATCTTGGGGCTACGACCGTAGCCTTTACAGGTAAGAAAGGTGGTAAGGTTGTGGATATAGCTCACTACAGTTTTGTAGTCCCATCTTATGAAACACCGAGAATACAGGAATGCCACATAACCTTAGGGCATGTGCTTTGCCAAATAGTAGATATTTTCTTATGA